A genomic window from Streptomyces sp. NBC_00234 includes:
- a CDS encoding DUF456 domain-containing protein: MGVWQLVAVGVVMLVGLVGVLVPGVPGPAMVWAAVLWWALTDVGQDAWVVLIGATALLLLNQALKPLLPPRRPAASGAPRKTLTLGGIAAIAGFFVLPVVGAVVGYVGAIYGAERLRLGSRGAGWASVRSVMRATGYSVLVELFACLLVAGAWLVAVIWG; encoded by the coding sequence ATGGGTGTGTGGCAGCTCGTCGCCGTCGGCGTGGTCATGCTGGTCGGCCTGGTCGGCGTGCTGGTGCCCGGCGTTCCGGGGCCGGCGATGGTCTGGGCCGCCGTGCTGTGGTGGGCCCTGACGGACGTGGGCCAGGACGCCTGGGTCGTACTGATCGGAGCAACGGCCCTGCTCCTGTTGAACCAGGCGCTCAAACCGCTGCTGCCGCCTCGCCGGCCCGCCGCGTCGGGCGCCCCGCGCAAGACGCTGACGCTCGGCGGGATCGCGGCGATCGCCGGGTTCTTCGTGCTGCCCGTGGTGGGCGCGGTCGTGGGGTACGTCGGGGCGATCTACGGTGCGGAGCGGCTGAGGCTGGGCAGCCGGGGCGCCGGCTGGGCGTCGGTGCGCTCCGTCATGCGGGCGACCGGTTACTCGGTGCTGGTGGAGCTGTTCGCCTGCCTGCTGGTGGCGGGCGCGTGGCTCGTCGCCGTCATCTGGGGCTGA
- a CDS encoding helix-turn-helix domain-containing protein → MLGAIGLDERQEATYRALVAAGAAEVSDLAHRLAVPQADTERALRRLEHQGLAAQSSARPGRWVAAPPGVALGALLIQQRHELEQAELAAALLAEEYRAEASEPAVHDLVEVVTGASAVTHRFHQLQLGAVSEVCALVTGKPIAVSGMENESEERAANRGVAYRVVVEREVLALPSGILELSAALSRNEQCRVVDRVPTKLVVADGSLAMVPLTGRGAEPAALVVHASGLLESLMGLFEAVWRDAMPLRLGESGWAQEETTGPDPTDLEILSLLLAGLTDASVAKQLDLGLRTVQRRVKGLMELTGVSTRLQLGWHAYERGWVARTPRA, encoded by the coding sequence ATGCTGGGTGCGATAGGTCTCGACGAGAGACAGGAAGCGACGTACCGCGCGCTTGTCGCGGCAGGGGCGGCGGAGGTCTCCGATCTCGCGCACCGACTGGCGGTTCCACAGGCGGATACGGAGCGTGCGCTGCGTCGGCTGGAGCACCAGGGGCTCGCGGCGCAGTCGTCGGCGAGGCCCGGGCGCTGGGTCGCCGCCCCGCCGGGTGTGGCGCTGGGCGCCCTGCTGATCCAGCAGCGGCACGAGCTGGAGCAGGCGGAGCTGGCGGCTGCACTGCTGGCCGAGGAGTACCGGGCGGAGGCCAGCGAGCCCGCGGTGCACGACCTGGTGGAGGTGGTGACCGGAGCGAGCGCGGTGACCCACCGTTTCCATCAGTTGCAGCTCGGTGCGGTGTCGGAGGTCTGCGCCCTGGTCACGGGGAAGCCGATCGCGGTGAGCGGCATGGAGAACGAGTCGGAGGAGCGCGCGGCGAACCGCGGGGTGGCCTACCGGGTCGTCGTGGAGCGCGAGGTGCTGGCGCTGCCCTCGGGAATCCTGGAGCTGTCGGCGGCCCTGAGCCGCAACGAGCAGTGCCGGGTGGTCGACCGGGTGCCGACGAAGCTGGTCGTGGCCGACGGCAGTCTGGCGATGGTGCCCCTGACGGGGCGCGGTGCGGAGCCGGCGGCGCTGGTCGTCCATGCCAGCGGACTGCTGGAGTCTCTGATGGGTCTGTTCGAAGCGGTGTGGCGCGACGCGATGCCGCTGCGGCTCGGTGAGAGCGGCTGGGCGCAGGAGGAGACGACGGGGCCGGATCCGACCGATCTGGAGATCCTGTCGCTGCTGCTGGCCGGGCTGACCGACGCGAGTGTGGCCAAGCAGCTGGATCTGGGACTGCGGACGGTCCAGCGGCGGGTCAAGGGCCTCATGGAGCTGACCGGAGTGTCGACGCGGCTGCAACTGGGCTGGCACGCGTACGAGCGGGGCTGGGTCGCGCGCACGCCACGGGCCTGA
- a CDS encoding S8 family peptidase, producing MRPISRTALGLATAAVLAVTAIAPSVAAPQDDATTDRPLTGSATAAARAVKPVTVTLVTGDKVLVTTDGSGTTSATALPREDGTVPLVQTRQSGKDLYVYPEAAVDALAADTVDEELFNVTGLIRQGYDDAHAKTVPLIATYTGQAARSAPVTPRGAERGVHLAAIDGVALKADKKKATDFWADVTATRSRSAAGLKKLWLDRQVEASLDRSAKQVGADLAWAAGYDGKGTKVAVLDTGADAEHPDLKGRIAASENFTDSDTTDDRQGHGTHTASTVGGSGAASDGRNKGIAPGTDLLVGKVLNDQGSGASSWIIAGMQWAVDNKADVVSMSLGSAVPTDCTDPMSLAAEELGRSKNTLFVIAAGNSGPSLNTVSSPGCAPSVLTVGAVDRDDSTAGFSSRGPAIVSHTLKPEIAAPGVAISAAAAGGRGPYAYRAMSGTSMATPHVAGAAAIVKQRHPDWTAQQIKAALVSSAKSDIPGDVRETGGGRLDVEAAIGTRVTGAPAVQGGTFNWPQDASDRTTVEVPYTNTGSAPVTLSLRVAGVTGNDGSAVRSAVARLADRKVTVPAGATVTVPLTIDPTAQLARSQYGDVTGRVLATAPGGVDVSTPFSLYVGAETVTLRVKLVDRTGKPASGSSSLDVIGTDTATGERRFNDGATDQVYQVRPGAYFVSGFVTSPDPADATGRMVESVGYLARPQLNLTKDTTLVLDARKAHRVQVRTEDRTSESRSTTLTFGRSWDDVWLHSGSITGGRAIKNYVVDVQGKASDGDFEFASYWRAYAPQIEKLSVVGGATLHPQTASTGSVNLDGTGEAQLVDAGTGTPAELTAADVAGKIALVKVADDGFMTVQARNAEAAGAKAIIVHRPSAGAWLPSVGYGPAPLPSLGVEASEAAGLTAALADGPVTLRWKGTAASPFVYNLGFPETGPVTSDRTYKVRDSKLGKSTATYEAMGIAADYVDSMVVAGPFGARFNAGVFDTVAAPGKRTEYYSAGDRRWERYLSSSFPWGETMFDKPRTYKEGQQRTESWYRGILGPSTPLTTQGEQLLAAERQDNLIGVAPGFWADSEHGGMQGSFGDLGGMTLKSGGEVLGQSGWPSGVFTVPAGDAAYELTMMTMKVGQPAAVWKRSTRTETTWKFRSHREENTYSQGIPLLFPHYDLETDGLKTLAAQDGQKIGLSVSGHAGYTPGELTAATVSYSYDGGETWSRATTARDGGRWTATVDHAGAAGKPVTLKTELTDANGNSVIQTVVDAYAVR from the coding sequence ATGCGCCCGATATCGCGTACGGCACTGGGACTGGCCACCGCCGCCGTCCTGGCCGTCACCGCGATCGCACCGTCCGTGGCGGCGCCACAGGACGATGCGACCACCGACAGACCGCTGACCGGCAGCGCGACCGCAGCCGCGAGGGCCGTCAAGCCGGTCACCGTCACCCTCGTGACGGGCGACAAGGTTCTGGTGACCACTGACGGTTCGGGAACCACCTCCGCCACCGCACTGCCCCGCGAGGACGGCACCGTCCCCCTCGTACAGACCCGGCAGTCCGGCAAGGACCTGTACGTCTACCCCGAAGCCGCCGTCGACGCCCTCGCCGCCGACACGGTGGACGAGGAACTCTTCAACGTCACCGGTCTCATCCGCCAGGGCTACGACGACGCACACGCCAAGACCGTCCCGCTGATCGCGACCTACACCGGGCAGGCCGCGCGCAGCGCTCCCGTCACCCCGCGCGGCGCCGAGCGCGGAGTCCATCTCGCGGCCATCGACGGCGTCGCGCTCAAGGCCGACAAGAAGAAGGCCACCGACTTCTGGGCCGATGTCACCGCCACGCGGTCGCGCTCGGCCGCCGGCCTCAAGAAGCTCTGGCTCGACCGCCAGGTCGAAGCCAGCCTCGACCGGTCGGCCAAGCAGGTCGGGGCCGACCTCGCCTGGGCCGCCGGCTACGACGGCAAGGGCACCAAGGTCGCCGTCCTGGACACCGGCGCGGACGCCGAGCACCCCGACCTCAAGGGCCGGATCGCCGCATCCGAGAACTTCACGGACTCCGACACCACGGACGACCGCCAGGGCCACGGCACCCACACCGCCTCCACCGTCGGCGGCAGCGGCGCGGCCAGCGACGGCAGGAACAAGGGCATCGCCCCCGGCACCGACCTCCTCGTCGGCAAGGTCCTCAACGACCAGGGCTCCGGCGCCTCCTCCTGGATCATCGCCGGCATGCAGTGGGCCGTGGACAACAAGGCCGACGTCGTCTCGATGAGCCTCGGCAGCGCCGTACCCACCGACTGCACCGACCCGATGAGCCTCGCCGCCGAGGAGCTCGGCCGGAGCAAAAACACCCTGTTCGTGATCGCGGCCGGCAACTCGGGCCCCTCCCTGAACACCGTCTCCTCACCGGGCTGCGCCCCCAGCGTCCTCACCGTCGGCGCCGTCGACCGCGACGACTCCACCGCAGGATTCTCCAGCCGCGGACCCGCGATCGTCTCGCACACCCTCAAGCCCGAGATCGCCGCCCCCGGCGTCGCCATCTCGGCCGCCGCGGCAGGCGGCCGTGGCCCGTACGCGTACCGGGCGATGTCCGGTACGTCGATGGCCACCCCGCACGTCGCGGGCGCCGCCGCCATCGTGAAGCAGCGCCACCCCGACTGGACGGCCCAGCAGATCAAGGCCGCGCTCGTCTCCTCGGCGAAGAGCGACATCCCCGGCGACGTACGGGAGACCGGCGGCGGCCGGCTCGACGTCGAGGCCGCCATCGGCACCCGGGTCACGGGCGCCCCCGCCGTCCAGGGCGGCACCTTCAACTGGCCGCAGGACGCCTCCGACCGCACCACCGTCGAGGTCCCCTACACCAACACGGGTTCCGCACCGGTCACGCTCTCCCTGCGCGTCGCGGGCGTCACCGGCAACGACGGCTCGGCCGTCCGCTCGGCCGTCGCCCGGCTCGCCGACCGCAAGGTCACCGTCCCGGCCGGCGCCACCGTCACGGTCCCCCTGACGATCGACCCGACCGCGCAGCTCGCCCGCAGCCAGTACGGCGACGTCACCGGACGCGTCCTGGCCACGGCCCCGGGCGGCGTCGACGTCTCCACCCCGTTCTCGCTGTACGTCGGCGCCGAGACCGTCACCCTGCGCGTCAAGCTCGTCGACCGCACCGGCAAGCCCGCGAGCGGCTCCTCCTCGCTCGACGTCATCGGCACCGACACCGCGACCGGCGAACGCCGCTTCAACGACGGCGCCACCGACCAGGTCTACCAGGTGCGCCCCGGCGCGTACTTCGTCTCCGGCTTCGTCACCTCGCCCGACCCGGCGGACGCCACCGGCAGGATGGTCGAGTCCGTCGGCTACCTCGCCAGGCCGCAGCTGAACCTCACCAAGGACACCACCCTGGTGCTGGACGCCCGCAAGGCCCACCGGGTCCAGGTGCGGACGGAGGACCGCACGTCCGAGAGCCGCTCCACGACGCTCACCTTCGGCCGCAGCTGGGACGACGTCTGGCTGCACTCGGGTTCCATCACCGGCGGCCGCGCCATCAAGAACTACGTGGTCGACGTTCAGGGCAAGGCGAGTGACGGCGACTTCGAGTTCGCCAGCTACTGGCGTGCGTACGCTCCGCAGATCGAGAAGCTCTCGGTCGTGGGCGGTGCCACACTGCACCCGCAGACGGCGAGCACCGGCTCCGTCAACCTCGACGGTACGGGCGAGGCACAGCTCGTCGACGCCGGCACCGGCACACCCGCCGAACTGACCGCCGCCGATGTCGCGGGCAAGATCGCCCTGGTGAAGGTCGCCGACGACGGATTCATGACCGTCCAGGCGCGGAACGCCGAGGCCGCCGGCGCAAAGGCGATCATCGTGCACCGGCCGTCCGCCGGCGCCTGGCTGCCGTCCGTCGGCTACGGCCCGGCGCCGCTGCCCTCCCTCGGAGTCGAGGCGAGCGAGGCCGCCGGACTGACCGCCGCTCTCGCGGATGGTCCCGTGACGCTGCGCTGGAAGGGCACGGCCGCCAGCCCGTTCGTCTACAACCTAGGCTTCCCCGAGACCGGCCCGGTCACCTCGGACCGTACGTACAAGGTCCGTGACAGCAAGCTCGGTAAGTCCACGGCCACGTACGAGGCCATGGGCATCGCGGCCGACTACGTCGACTCGATGGTCGTCGCCGGGCCGTTCGGCGCACGCTTCAACGCCGGAGTGTTCGACACCGTCGCTGCCCCCGGCAAGCGCACCGAGTACTACTCGGCGGGCGACCGCCGCTGGGAGCGCTACCTCTCCTCCAGCTTCCCCTGGGGCGAGACCATGTTCGACAAGCCCCGTACGTACAAGGAGGGCCAGCAGCGCACGGAAAGCTGGTACCGGGGCATCCTCGGCCCGTCGACGCCGCTCACCACGCAGGGCGAGCAGCTGCTCGCCGCCGAGCGTCAGGACAACCTGATCGGCGTTGCCCCCGGCTTCTGGGCGGACAGCGAACACGGCGGTATGCAGGGCTCCTTCGGAGACCTGGGCGGCATGACGCTCAAGAGCGGTGGCGAGGTGCTCGGCCAGTCCGGCTGGCCTTCCGGGGTGTTCACCGTCCCGGCCGGGGACGCGGCGTACGAACTGACCATGATGACCATGAAGGTCGGTCAGCCGGCTGCTGTGTGGAAGCGGTCGACCCGCACCGAGACAACGTGGAAGTTCCGCTCGCACCGCGAGGAGAACACCTACTCCCAGGGCATTCCGCTGCTCTTCCCGCACTACGACCTGGAGACGGACGGACTGAAGACCCTCGCGGCACAGGACGGTCAGAAGATCGGCCTGAGCGTCAGCGGCCACGCCGGCTACACGCCCGGCGAGCTCACGGCGGCCACGGTCTCCTACTCGTACGACGGCGGTGAGACCTGGTCCCGGGCCACCACCGCTCGCGACGGCGGCCGGTGGACGGCGACCGTCGATCACGCGGGTGCGGCGGGCAAGCCCGTCACTCTCAAGACTGAACTGACGGACGCCAACGGAAACTCCGTCATCCAGACCGTGGTCGACGCGTACGCCGTGCGCTGA
- a CDS encoding protein phosphatase 2C domain-containing protein, translating into MSQQGERPAAHEDDWWRRLYDETAPDTGPSGAADSLDDRFDSASDAVGSAADRVDADPVREQVAEGEREPRSASAVPAQERMAETQPQTPAELQTPTESQPRPPTELPVPVPGPGPVPEPPSGPVPPPVPVPPTTSPPVMAVRAPWEPPSGSRPPRTFPAPPPQPPTPPPPPVAESAEAAGASAGAGEREPTTRTATDTVPDGVPLPASRPPLDYLGDRPPTYDAEPTALPASSSMDLQGLVPDTVLDGARYGTYTLRAASVRGDSARFRGEPRRDALLTARFGAAESALVLVAVAGGARAAEEAHLAAADAVQWIGGAVGRSHARLSDDIRAGRRGDLKSGLHRLTDRTYGKLRARAAELGLEPGDYTASLRCLLLSADPQCRTRIFFGVGAGGLFRLRDGVWQDLEPRVPDAGAVTGEAVVGFGSAPPGGADSEEGPDGDRLTMDLQITTPPSPYVESPVPPPSEPFRFRASVACPGDTLLLCSNGLADPMRGEPALAKELAERWSAAGPPGLAAYLADTQLRIKGYADDRTSAAVWEA; encoded by the coding sequence ATGAGTCAGCAGGGGGAGAGGCCCGCCGCCCACGAGGACGACTGGTGGCGCAGGCTGTACGACGAGACCGCACCGGACACCGGCCCGAGCGGCGCGGCCGACAGTCTCGACGACCGCTTCGACTCCGCGTCGGATGCGGTGGGTTCGGCGGCGGACCGCGTGGACGCCGATCCGGTGCGGGAGCAGGTGGCCGAGGGCGAGCGGGAGCCACGGTCGGCCTCGGCCGTACCGGCGCAGGAACGGATGGCCGAGACGCAGCCGCAGACGCCGGCGGAGTTGCAGACGCCGACGGAGTCGCAGCCTCGGCCGCCGACGGAGCTGCCGGTTCCGGTTCCGGGGCCGGGGCCCGTGCCTGAGCCGCCGTCCGGGCCCGTGCCGCCGCCCGTGCCCGTACCGCCCACCACGTCACCGCCCGTCATGGCGGTCCGGGCTCCCTGGGAGCCACCGTCCGGATCCCGGCCGCCCCGCACCTTCCCCGCCCCTCCGCCACAGCCGCCCACTCCGCCGCCGCCCCCGGTGGCCGAGTCGGCAGAGGCGGCCGGGGCGAGCGCCGGTGCCGGTGAAAGGGAGCCCACCACCCGCACCGCCACCGACACCGTCCCGGACGGCGTCCCCCTTCCCGCCTCCCGCCCCCCGCTCGACTACCTCGGCGACCGGCCGCCGACGTACGACGCCGAACCCACCGCCCTGCCCGCCTCCAGTTCCATGGACCTGCAGGGGCTCGTTCCCGACACCGTGCTCGACGGCGCCCGGTACGGCACGTACACCCTGCGCGCCGCCTCCGTGCGCGGCGACTCCGCCCGCTTCCGGGGCGAGCCGCGCCGCGACGCCCTGCTCACCGCGCGCTTCGGAGCCGCCGAAAGCGCCCTCGTCCTCGTCGCCGTCGCCGGCGGCGCACGCGCGGCCGAAGAAGCGCACCTCGCGGCGGCCGACGCCGTCCAGTGGATCGGCGGCGCCGTCGGCCGAAGCCACGCCCGGCTTTCCGACGACATAAGGGCGGGCCGCCGCGGCGACCTCAAATCGGGTCTGCACCGCCTCACCGACCGCACCTACGGCAAGCTCCGCGCCCGTGCGGCCGAGCTCGGGCTCGAACCCGGCGACTACACCGCGAGCCTGCGCTGCCTCCTCCTGTCGGCCGATCCGCAGTGCCGCACCCGCATCTTCTTCGGCGTCGGCGCCGGCGGCCTCTTCCGGCTCCGCGACGGCGTGTGGCAGGACCTCGAACCCCGCGTCCCGGACGCCGGGGCCGTCACCGGCGAGGCCGTCGTCGGCTTCGGGTCCGCGCCGCCCGGCGGAGCGGACAGCGAGGAGGGACCCGACGGCGACCGGCTGACCATGGATCTGCAGATCACGACGCCCCCGTCCCCGTACGTCGAGAGCCCCGTGCCCCCGCCGTCCGAACCCTTCCGCTTCCGAGCCTCCGTCGCCTGTCCGGGCGACACCCTGCTGCTGTGCAGCAACGGCCTCGCCGACCCGATGCGCGGCGAACCCGCCCTCGCCAAGGAACTCGCCGAGCGCTGGTCGGCCGCCGGACCGCCGGGACTGGCGGCCTACCTCGCGGACACCCAGCTCCGGATCAAGGGGTACGCCGACGACCGCACGAGCGCGGCCGTCTGGGAGGCGTGA